One Anaerolineae bacterium genomic window carries:
- the aroA gene encoding 3-phosphoshikimate 1-carboxyvinyltransferase, with translation MVQLRVRPGDPLRGRTRVPGDKSISNRFLILAALAEGESHACGWLASEDTLATLRCMAMLGAEIERSEEAEVIVWGRGLRSLREPSDVLYCESSGTTIRLLAGLLAGQPFTSVLTGSEQLRRRPMGRVAQPLRQMGATILGRDGGNLPPLAIHGGNLSGIEYALPVASAQVKSALLLAGLFADGLMVIREPAPSRDHTERLLQAMGVPLTYEASTIRLMPPTSSLAPLTLDIPGDFSSAAFLIGAALLVPGSEVVLEGVGVNPTRTGLWEALLAMGAGLERLDERVSGGEPLADLRVSAVEGMKGTTIAGALVPRMIDEFPLLAVLATQAEGETVVRDAAELRVKESDRVATVVEELRKMGAQIEPRTDGFTVMGRTPLRGAPVDAHGDHRLAMALAVAGLVAAGETVIEGAECIGKSFPEFPELLADLGADIEYG, from the coding sequence ATGGTCCAATTGCGTGTTCGGCCAGGTGATCCTCTGCGAGGGCGAACGCGTGTGCCCGGCGACAAGTCGATTTCAAACCGCTTCCTGATCCTAGCCGCACTGGCTGAGGGTGAGTCGCACGCCTGTGGCTGGCTGGCCTCTGAGGACACGCTGGCCACCTTGCGATGCATGGCAATGCTGGGCGCAGAGATCGAACGCTCAGAAGAGGCTGAGGTGATCGTCTGGGGCCGCGGGCTTCGATCGTTGCGAGAACCTAGCGACGTGCTTTACTGCGAGTCCTCAGGCACAACGATCCGCCTGCTGGCCGGGCTGCTCGCCGGTCAGCCATTTACATCGGTCCTCACTGGGTCCGAGCAATTACGCCGGCGACCAATGGGCCGCGTGGCGCAGCCTTTGCGCCAGATGGGTGCCACTATTCTAGGGCGCGATGGAGGGAATTTACCACCTCTGGCCATCCACGGCGGCAACTTGTCCGGGATTGAGTACGCGCTGCCTGTGGCGTCAGCCCAGGTGAAGTCGGCCCTTTTGCTGGCCGGGCTCTTCGCTGACGGCCTAATGGTGATACGGGAGCCGGCCCCCTCGCGCGATCACACCGAGCGCTTGTTGCAGGCGATGGGCGTGCCTCTCACCTATGAAGCCTCGACGATCCGCCTTATGCCTCCCACGTCATCGCTGGCCCCTCTCACATTGGACATCCCAGGCGATTTCTCCTCGGCCGCCTTCCTGATCGGAGCTGCGCTTTTAGTCCCTGGATCAGAGGTGGTCCTGGAGGGCGTTGGGGTCAATCCCACGCGAACTGGGCTATGGGAGGCGCTGCTTGCCATGGGCGCAGGTTTAGAACGGCTAGACGAGCGCGTCTCGGGTGGAGAGCCACTGGCCGATCTGCGGGTAAGCGCTGTGGAAGGGATGAAGGGCACCACCATCGCCGGGGCTCTTGTGCCACGCATGATTGACGAATTTCCCCTATTAGCGGTGTTGGCGACCCAGGCTGAGGGTGAGACCGTCGTGCGTGATGCCGCTGAGCTGCGGGTCAAGGAGTCAGATCGGGTGGCGACGGTGGTCGAGGAGCTGCGCAAGATGGGGGCTCAGATCGAGCCAAGGACAGATGGCTTCACTGTGATGGGGCGTACGCCACTGCGAGGAGCCCCGGTGGATGCCCACGGCGATCACCGGCTGGCGATGGCACTGGCAGTAGCCGGGCTGGTGGCGGCTGGGGAGACCGTGATCGAAGGTGCGGAATGTATTGGGAAGTCATTTCCGGAGTTTCCGGAGTTGTTGGCTGATCTGGGCGCTGATATCGAATATGGGTGA
- a CDS encoding class I SAM-dependent methyltransferase has product MDTEIHVKVSNEKAALLGHPSYVWRFGQDRRLGLIRQWAPLEGRRVLDVGCGLGMYMRKMRAFSPHVYGVEIDLERAIEAGHALSLVAAAAAEALPFPDASFDVILSHEMIEHVRDDRRSIAEAVRVLRPGGRLVLFCPNRLYFFETHGHYWRGRYHEGNTPLINWLPDPLRHRLAPHVRAYTRARLRRLFDGLPVRIVFHTQIYPGYDNIAYRWPRIGRLLRRITYALERTPLRVFGLSHFLVAERL; this is encoded by the coding sequence GTGGACACTGAGATCCATGTCAAGGTGTCCAACGAGAAGGCTGCCCTGCTAGGCCATCCTAGCTACGTATGGCGCTTTGGACAGGATCGCCGGCTGGGATTGATCCGACAATGGGCACCGTTGGAAGGCCGGCGCGTGTTGGATGTCGGATGCGGCCTGGGCATGTACATGCGCAAAATGCGGGCCTTCTCGCCCCACGTGTACGGCGTGGAGATTGACCTGGAGCGTGCCATAGAGGCCGGACATGCGCTATCCCTGGTTGCCGCGGCCGCAGCCGAGGCGTTACCCTTTCCGGATGCCTCGTTTGACGTGATCTTATCGCACGAGATGATCGAGCATGTACGGGATGACCGGCGCTCGATCGCCGAAGCTGTGCGCGTGTTACGGCCAGGTGGCAGGCTGGTGCTGTTCTGCCCTAATCGGCTCTACTTCTTTGAGACGCACGGCCATTATTGGCGAGGCCGCTATCACGAGGGCAACACGCCGCTGATCAACTGGCTGCCCGATCCGTTGCGTCATCGGTTGGCTCCCCATGTGCGGGCATACACCCGCGCCAGGCTGCGGCGGCTATTCGACGGTCTGCCCGTTCGCATCGTCTTTCACACCCAGATCTACCCAGGCTATGACAACATCGCCTATCGGTGGCCACGAATAGGCCGCCTGTTGCGGCGGATCACGTATGCGCTTGAACGGACGCCCTTGCGCGTCTTCGGGTTATCTCATTTCTTGGTGGCAGAACGCCTGTGA
- a CDS encoding 16S rRNA methyltransferase, protein MGFPTEGLTPEIDKAESPLDQLVAAVLSSPKYRSVCADFIKYIGARELSKRRSLKEAIKATKNKLHQVGGAYLGSRMEYTAWLQELKAARTDPMALRAACARIMAHHASTRERLPILDRFYTTALADLAPVHSVLDVACGLNPLAIPWMPLARDAVYCACDIYQDMADFLNQFLALISVRGRVSVCDVIQYNLADTGDLTQRVQVAFVLKTIPCLEQVDRSASLRLLDALNAEHMLVSFPRHSLGGHDVGMTSTYAARFEKLIASRGWPIQRFDFATELAYLVTKTPASDR, encoded by the coding sequence ATGGGCTTTCCCACGGAGGGCCTGACGCCAGAAATTGACAAGGCCGAAAGCCCGCTGGATCAGCTTGTGGCTGCAGTCTTGAGCAGTCCCAAATATCGAAGCGTATGCGCTGACTTCATTAAATATATTGGCGCGCGCGAACTGTCCAAACGGCGCAGCCTGAAGGAGGCGATCAAAGCCACTAAGAATAAGCTACACCAGGTAGGAGGAGCTTATCTAGGAAGCCGGATGGAGTACACCGCCTGGTTACAAGAGTTAAAGGCAGCTCGAACCGATCCTATGGCACTGCGAGCGGCTTGTGCCCGAATCATGGCCCATCACGCATCGACGCGCGAGCGCTTGCCTATCCTCGATCGGTTTTACACGACGGCCCTGGCTGACCTCGCCCCGGTGCATTCCGTCCTCGACGTGGCCTGCGGTTTAAACCCGTTAGCAATCCCATGGATGCCGCTAGCGAGAGATGCCGTATACTGTGCATGCGACATCTACCAAGACATGGCGGACTTTCTGAACCAGTTTCTGGCTCTTATCTCCGTTCGTGGCCGTGTATCTGTCTGCGATGTGATCCAGTACAACCTTGCAGACACAGGCGATCTCACACAGCGGGTGCAAGTAGCGTTCGTCCTGAAGACCATCCCCTGCCTCGAACAGGTAGATCGGTCGGCCAGCTTGCGACTTCTGGATGCGCTCAACGCAGAGCATATGCTGGTTTCATTTCCGAGACACAGCCTGGGCGGTCATGATGTAGGGATGACCAGCACCTATGCGGCTAGGTTTGAGAAGCTGATCGCCAGCAGGGGCTGGCCAATACAACGCTTTGACTTCGCCACCGAGCTAGCATATCTCGTCACAAAGACGCCAGCCTCCGACCGCTAA
- a CDS encoding uroporphyrinogen decarboxylase — protein sequence MSEMSKRERLEATFRGQPVDRVAVALWRHWPVDDQRAEDLARSTIAFQREFDFDFIKVTPSSDFCLEDWGTESVWLGDSEGTRQYVRHPVHNPSDWEKLPVLDPGKGGLGRQVRCLELIGREVGDEVPFIQTIFSPLAQAKNLAGERLLVHMRRHPDALRAGLETITQTTIRFIEAIKPAGVAGIFYAVQHASYQLLSEQEYQVFGRPYDLRVLEAAQDCWFNLLHLHGADVMFDLFRDYPVQAINWHDQETPPSLREALGRFPGAVLGGINRVETLVRGEPDEVMAEARAAISQTNGMRLIVGTGCVTPIIAPIANIRAARQAVERD from the coding sequence ATGAGCGAGATGAGCAAACGAGAGCGGCTGGAGGCTACATTTCGAGGCCAACCGGTGGATCGCGTCGCTGTCGCGTTATGGCGACACTGGCCGGTAGATGACCAGCGCGCTGAAGACCTGGCGCGTTCCACCATCGCCTTTCAACGTGAGTTCGACTTCGACTTCATTAAGGTGACCCCTTCCAGCGACTTCTGCCTGGAAGATTGGGGGACAGAAAGCGTGTGGCTGGGTGACTCGGAGGGGACACGCCAATACGTGCGCCATCCCGTGCATAATCCATCTGACTGGGAAAAGCTTCCCGTTCTCGATCCGGGCAAAGGCGGGCTCGGCCGGCAGGTGCGCTGTCTGGAGCTGATCGGCCGCGAGGTAGGTGATGAGGTGCCGTTTATCCAGACGATCTTCAGCCCCCTGGCCCAGGCAAAGAACTTGGCTGGTGAGCGCCTGCTGGTCCACATGCGGCGGCATCCCGACGCCCTTCGCGCCGGTTTGGAGACCATCACCCAAACTACCATTCGCTTCATTGAGGCAATCAAGCCTGCCGGCGTGGCTGGCATCTTCTACGCTGTCCAACACGCCTCCTATCAGTTGCTGAGCGAGCAGGAATACCAGGTCTTTGGACGGCCATATGACCTGCGTGTGCTGGAGGCAGCCCAAGATTGCTGGTTTAACCTGCTTCATCTACATGGCGCCGATGTGATGTTTGACCTGTTTCGCGATTACCCCGTCCAGGCCATCAATTGGCATGATCAGGAGACGCCGCCTTCACTGCGTGAAGCTCTGGGACGATTTCCGGGGGCCGTGCTGGGCGGGATCAACCGGGTGGAGACACTGGTGCGCGGGGAGCCGGACGAGGTCATGGCTGAGGCCCGGGCCGCCATCAGCCAGACCAATGGGATGCGCCTCATCGTGGGAACCGGATGTGTCACACCGATCATCGCACCGATCGCCAACATCCGGGCGGCGCGACAGGCGGTCGAACGAGATTAG